The following coding sequences lie in one Paramormyrops kingsleyae isolate MSU_618 chromosome 15, PKINGS_0.4, whole genome shotgun sequence genomic window:
- the c15h19orf25 gene encoding UPF0449 protein C19orf25 homolog isoform X1, translated as MSHTSSQAVKISMGSKSKKRVILPNRPDPPSVEQIVEDVNRASASDPAFGILQDGLQDAKAGLTDGLVDSRYHQSRQYLDLNERLQQARSDLASKREELRAAGEHLERCMAEIKGQAL; from the exons atgagccacaccagttctcag GCAGTAAAAATAAGTATGGGGTCAAAAAGCAAGAAGAGAGTAATCCTGCCGAACCGACCTGACCCACCATCCGTGGAGCAGATCGTGGAAGACGTCAACCGAGCGTCCGCCAGCGACCCCGCGTTCGGCATTCTGCAGGATGGGCTCCAGG ATGCCAAGGCTGGATTGACAGACGGTTTGGTAGACAGCCGATACCACCAGAGCCGACAGTACCTGGATCTGAATGAGCGACTCCAGCAGGCAAGGAGCGACCTCGCCTCGAAGAGGGAGGAGCTGAGGGCCGCGGGGGAGCACCTGGAGCGCTGCATGGCCGAGATCAAGGGGCAAGCGCTATGA
- the c15h19orf25 gene encoding UPF0449 protein C19orf25 homolog isoform X2, which translates to MGSKSKKRVILPNRPDPPSVEQIVEDVNRASASDPAFGILQDGLQDAKAGLTDGLVDSRYHQSRQYLDLNERLQQARSDLASKREELRAAGEHLERCMAEIKGQAL; encoded by the exons ATGGGGTCAAAAAGCAAGAAGAGAGTAATCCTGCCGAACCGACCTGACCCACCATCCGTGGAGCAGATCGTGGAAGACGTCAACCGAGCGTCCGCCAGCGACCCCGCGTTCGGCATTCTGCAGGATGGGCTCCAGG ATGCCAAGGCTGGATTGACAGACGGTTTGGTAGACAGCCGATACCACCAGAGCCGACAGTACCTGGATCTGAATGAGCGACTCCAGCAGGCAAGGAGCGACCTCGCCTCGAAGAGGGAGGAGCTGAGGGCCGCGGGGGAGCACCTGGAGCGCTGCATGGCCGAGATCAAGGGGCAAGCGCTATGA